Proteins found in one Ovis aries strain OAR_USU_Benz2616 breed Rambouillet chromosome 19, ARS-UI_Ramb_v3.0, whole genome shotgun sequence genomic segment:
- the LOC121817223 gene encoding collagen alpha-1(I) chain-like, whose protein sequence is MRGHRRAGQRGERSILVPKGQGRSVTSVPAGSPAPTEATRGGRQAFVQDPAKSGEDSRRAASAGASAGAPASGAWPGGPGAGAKQLRRTPPWAPGAASAAEAGAPLLPAAVLSSARASARSSGRSATPASPGPSCCPEAAVPASRAGKSAPRSPPRDGPDAAAVLRAARRTTRGRESYCRAGADQLSLRVRPEAAFARRPERLDPAAPRARSTRAGPGCASAGRSQLRGGDASPGPLERPGGAAAASGSRLPPPRGASGLRARQPGRDPPESGTARRLRARPRPPPEEAASHPRGRPARPGLPPRGPPATPPGAPGSLTAPPGGGHRPRLEPRPAGSCPRDAASHQRPRGAQGLRGRRGSGGAGARGAQGLRGRRGSGGAGARGAQGLRGAQGLGGRRGSGGAGAPGAQGLGGRRGAGAQGGAGAPGGAGVPGAQGLGLDPRPPQSRTASDRTSSEPNRLRPEPPQSRTASDRTSSEPNRLRPETSPHLRPQTRTSPDPRPPQSRTASDRTSSEPNRLRPEPPQSRTASDRTSSEPNRLRPEPPQSRTASDPRPPQTRTASDPNLLRPEPPQTRTSLDPRPPQTRTASDPNLLRAEPPQAQDLSAPETSDPNLLRPEPLQARIFPDLRTSRTRTSSEPRPQTRTSSELRPPHTQDLLRAEPPQSRTSSEPNLPGPEAFLDRNRLGHLGCPGLGGRGAPRALLDGGSRGGPGEAEAESAAGGRPAACRALPPSAAGQPGAPPGPRPTLEPAPCFRPPPSPARSRGRPARPLAPRPRPERRPPQLGAGVWAAEQGWSAAGRCCPPIPPAGPGPRHRSPVAAGVLQPLSSEACMVGRGAECQGPRSRRGTPRSQPWKDGGLREVDACACREAATWALAVLTRPPRQSWALPVPTVPSAEPGTERTPPAGLTAGPPGWSSPTLWFPRGALCQPPLDGLLLRVPQGLAQIGCVGASTRWGQPRARCPARVAASALLSPPDCSGETVQSCFHVKMTLEVLPSGGLSRCSIWAPKHSAAQNSALCPLPPAWTLSRIPGAPPPRPRSRAAPPPLAPRRAWKPCPPVLRGRGVR, encoded by the exons ATGAGGGGGCACCGAAGGGCTGGACAGCGGGGCGAACGCTCCATTCTGGTCCCGAAAGGACAGGGCCGGTCCGTGACGTCAGTGCCCGCCGGGAGCCCGGCTCCGACGGAGGCCACCCGAGGAGGGCGGCAGGCTTTCGTCCAGGATCCAGCGAAGTCTGGGGAAGACTCGCGCAGAGCTGCCTCCGCGGGGGCGTCTGCGGGTGCACCCGCCTCGGGGGCGTGGCCTGGAGGCCCGGGCGCTGGAGCAAAGCAGCTCAGGCGAACGCCGCCCTGGGCTCCTGGGGCGGCCTCAGCGGCGGAAGCGGGGGCCCCTCTCCTGCCTGCCGCAGTCCTCAGCTCAGCCCGGGCCTCCGCCCGGAGCAGCGGCCGCTCCGCCACCCCGGCCTCTCCCGGGCCTTCCTGCTGCCCTGAGGCTGCCGTGCCGGCCTCGCGCGCGGGGAAGTCAGCCCCGCGTTCTCCGCCGCGGGACGGTCCCGACGCCGCGGCAGTGCTCCGCGCGGCTCGCAGGACGACGCGGGGTCGAGAGAGCTACTGCCGAGCCGGCGCCGATCAGCTCTCGCTGCGCGTCAGACCGGAGGCGGCCTTCGCACGCCGGCCCGAGCGACTGGACCCCGCAGCCCCGCGCGCCCGGAGCACGCGGGCTGGCCCCGGCTGCGCAAGTGCAGGGCGGTCCCAGCTCCGCGGTGGCGACGCCTCTCCAGGCCCCCTCGAGCGCCCGGGAGGGGCCGCCGCCGCCTCTGGCTCCCGCCTCCCGCCTCCCCGCGGGGCCTCGGGGCTCCGCGCCCGGCAGCCCGGCCGAGACCCGCCAGAGTCGGGGACAGCCCGGCGCCTCCGCGCTCGCCCCCGCCCTCCGCCCGAGGAGGCGGCCTCTCACCCGCGGGGACGCCCGGCCcggccaggcctccctccccgAGGGCCGCCCGCGACCCCACCAGGCGCCCCGGGGTCGCTGACCGCACCGCCGGGAGGCGGCCACCGGCCCAGGCTCGAGCCCCGCCCCGCCGGGTCCTGCCCGAGAGACGCCGCCTCCCACCAGCGCCCTCGCGGGGCGCAGGGGCTCCGGGGGCGCAGGGGCTCGGGGGGCGCAGGGGCTCGGGGGGCGCAGGGGCTCCGGGGGCGCAGGGGCTCGGGGGGCGCAGGGGCTCGGGGGGCGCAGGGGCTCCGGGGGGCGCAGGGGCTCGGGGGGCGCAGGGGCTCGGGGGGCGCAGGGGCTCCGGGGGCGCAGGGGCTCGGGGGGCGCAGGGGCGCAGGAGCGCAGGGGGGCGCAGGGGCTCCGGGGGGCGCAGGGGTTCCGGGGGCGCAGGGGCTCGGCCTGG ACCCGAGACCTCCTCAGAGCCGAACCGCCTCAGACCGAACCTCCTCAGAGCCGAACCGCCTCAGACCCGAACCTCCTCAGAGCCGAACCGCCTCAGACCGAACCTCCTCAGAGCCGAACCGCCTCAGGCCTGAGACCTCTCCGCACCTGAGACCTCAGACCCGAACCTCCCCAGACCCGAGACCTCCTCAGAGCCGAACCGCCTCAGACCGAACCTCCTCAGAGCCGAACCGCCTCAGACCCGAACCTCCTCAGAGCCGAACCGCCTCAGACCGAACCTCCTCAGAGCCGAACCGCCTCAG ACCGGAACCTCCTCAGAGCCGAACCGCCTCAGACCCGAGACCTCCTCAGACCCGAACCGCCTCAGACCCGAACCTCCTCAGACCCGAACCTCCTCAGACCCGAACCTCCCTAGACCCGAGACCTCCTCAGACCCGAACCGCCTCAGACCCGAACCTCCTCAGAGCCGAACCGCCTCAGGCCCAAGACCTCTCTGCACCTGAGACCTCAGACCCGAACCTCCTCAGACCCGAACCTCTTCAGGCCCGAATCTTCCCGGACCTGAGAACTTCTCGGACCCGAACCTCCTCAGAGCCGAGACCTCAGACCCGAACCTCCTCAGAGCTGAGACCGCCTCACACCCAAGACCTCCTCAGAGCCGAACCTCCTCAGAGCCGAACCTCCTCAGAGCCGAACCTCCCCGGACCTGAGGCCTTCCTGGACCGGAACCGCCTGGGACACCTCGGCTGCCCTGGCCTAGGCGGGAGGGGCGCGCCCCGGGCCCTGCTGGACGGCGGCAGCCGCGGAGGGCCGGGTGAGGCCGAGGCTGAGAGCGCGGCCGGCGGCCGCCCCGCCGCTTGCCGggccctccctccctccgccgCGGGGCAGCCCGGGGCTCCTCCCGGCCCGCGGCCCACTCTGGAGCCAGCCCCCTGCTTCCGGCCCCCGCCCAGCCCAGCCCGGAGCAGAGGGCGCCCAGCCCGGCCCCTGGCGCCCCGGCCGCGCCCCGAGCGCCGGCCTCCCCAGCTGGGGGCTGGCGTCTGGGCCGCAGAGCAGGGGTGGAGTGCCGCGGGACGCTGCTGCCCGCCGATCCCGCCTGCAGGCCCCGGGCCCCGCCACCGGAGCCCCGTGGCCGCTGGGGTTCTGCAGCCTCTGTCCTCTGAGGCCTGCATGGTGGGGCGAGGGGCTGAGTGCCAG GGTCCAAGGAGCCGCCGGGGCACCCCGAGGAGTCAGCCGTGGAAGGACGGCGGCCTCCGGGAGGTGGACGCGTGCGCGTGCAGGGAGGCAGCCACGTGGGCGCTGGCCGTGCTCACCCGGCCCCCTCGGCAGTCGTGGGCCCTGCCTGTGCCTACTGTTCCCTCTGCGGAGCCCGGCACGGAACGGACCCCGCCTGCCGGCCTGACCGCAGGGCCCCCTGGCTGGAGTTCCCCGACCCTGTGGTTCCCGCGGGGGGCCCTTTGCCAACCACCCTTGGATGGG CTCCTGCTACGGGTGCCCCAGGGCCTCGCCCAGATTGGCTGTGTGGGAGCCAGCACTCG GTGGGGACAGCCCCGAGCCCGGTGCCCAGCGCGGGTGGCAGCCTCCGCCCTGCTCAGCCCGCCTGACTGCAGTGGGGAGACCGTCCAGAGCTGCTTCCACGTGAAGATGACGCTGGAAGTCCTTCCCTCGGGAGGGCTGTCCAGGTGCAGCATTTGGGCCCCCAAGCACTCTGCAGCCCAGAACTCCGccctctgcccccttccccctGCGTGGACCCTCAGCCGGATCCCCGGGGCCCCGCCCCCACGCCCACGCTCCCGGGCCGCCCCGCCGCCTCTAGCTCCGAGACGTGCCTGGAAACCATGCCCTCCGGTGCTTAGGGGCCGTGGCGTCCGATGA